The following is a genomic window from Caldisericia bacterium.
GAGGTAAAAGAACAGAGCCTCTTACAGTTTGGTCTGTTTGTTTTGGATCTATATTTAATTTTATATGTACTTCAACACTTTCGTCAAATTTTGCTGTTCCAAGTTCTTTTATAAGTTTAAATGCTTCATTCGGATCATATGCTTTACCTTTTTCAATCTTCGATAGTAATGCTTCATATCTCTTACTCATCTTTCTTCACCTACCTTTCAACTTCTACGCCCATACTTCTTGCTGTACCTTCAACTATTCTCATCGCTGCTTCAATATCATCTGTATTTAGATCTTTTAATTTTTTTTCAGCGATCTCTCTAATTTGTTTTTTTGTGAGTCTCCCTACTTTAGTTTTATTTGGTTCACCAGATCCTTTTTCAATTTTAAGTGTTCTTTTAATGAGTTCTGAAACAGGAGGAGTTTTAATTTCAAAAGTAAAAGTTTTATCTTTATAAACAGTAATTATAACAGGTAAAATTATACCTTCTTGATCTTTTGTTTTTTGATTAAATTCATTACAAAATTGCATAATATTAACTCCTTTTTGACCAAGGGCTGGACCAATTGGTGGTGCTGGAGTTGCTTTTCCAGCAGGTATCTGGAGTTTAATTATTGCTTCAACTTCTTTTGCCATATATAAAACCTCCTTATATCTTTTCTAAATGTATAAAATCTATTTCAACAGGTATATCTCTACCAAATATTGATAGTCTAACCTTTGCTTTTTCTTTCTCTTCATAAATTTCTTCAACTTTTCCAATCATTTGATCAAAAGGTCCTCCAATAACCCTAACTGTATCACCTATTGAAAATGTTAACTGCGCTTTTGCTTCTTCAATACCAATTCTGTTCATTATAATCCTTACTTCTTCTTCAGTCAAAGGTGTCGGTTTACCACCTCCGCCTACAAAACCAAGAACACCTGGGGTATTTCTAACAACATACCAAGTATC
Proteins encoded in this region:
- the nusG gene encoding transcription termination/antitermination protein NusG, which produces MKKEDLIEEKEKKQKRWYIVHTYSGMEEKVKKNLEQSIDAHNMHDRIFRVEVPVDWKVKLKDGKRQIVPEKVYPGYVLVEMIMDDDTWYVVRNTPGVLGFVGGGGKPTPLTEEEVRIIMNRIGIEEAKAQLTFSIGDTVRVIGGPFDQMIGKVEEIYEEKEKAKVRLSIFGRDIPVEIDFIHLEKI
- the rplK gene encoding 50S ribosomal protein L11, translated to MAKEVEAIIKLQIPAGKATPAPPIGPALGQKGVNIMQFCNEFNQKTKDQEGIILPVIITVYKDKTFTFEIKTPPVSELIKRTLKIEKGSGEPNKTKVGRLTKKQIREIAEKKLKDLNTDDIEAAMRIVEGTARSMGVEVER